The proteins below come from a single Streptomyces spongiicola genomic window:
- a CDS encoding ATP-dependent nuclease has translation MIQSSAPLVIPGPRDGSAEPQGPVAPVPPRLTKAVIRNFRLLRRTELSFTDKVTLCVGRNNTGKTSLAKLFEFFVARKKAGLRIEDFSADCYEEFLAAHRLFASGEAEQARDTIPAVTLTLHIAYDKDCGQYGPLAPFVVDLDPDCSEVVIRFAFALGDGALTEFFGGVPVGPDATATLEQLGRGIPKHFEMSVMAVDPTDEANVRPVDLADVRTLVRVDFVEAQRGLDDESDGHAAPIGAVFEQLLTAAEKSQNATWLEELAANIDRTLVDTSGSLDSSLQEVRERVAPTLKAFGYPGLANQEFVTAARLDSKRLLRNFARIHYPGVAGVRFPESYNGLGTRNLVMILLRLFTCYRDHMATSPESGIHLVFLEEPEAHLHPQMQEAFIQRLTYSVNLFPRIDAEMRATMPGQEGAVEESGTAIDSSPRWNAQFVVTTHSAHVANRGHFSDIRYFRKEEDTVESGSEPGAARTVIKDLSQVTGDNRFLRKYLTLTRADLYFADKVILVEGASERIFVPAAEEKLAARRSGETPQHQYVTLMEVGGAHAHRFYPLLKVLGIPALIITDLDSVDDREPKSRKCLVSESGRTSNQSIRAWSPEMADITVAELLQLADTDPPISGGSMCLAYQVPEKPGGPCGRTFEDAFALANRSLFGISAGDAPAGELEKQARSSVESRRSKVDFALDYVLGERDWEVPKYIRRGLEWLMAQDGTATKADDE, from the coding sequence ATGATCCAGAGCAGTGCACCGCTTGTCATCCCAGGACCGCGAGACGGCTCCGCCGAACCACAGGGGCCCGTGGCCCCGGTGCCGCCTCGGCTCACCAAAGCGGTCATCCGCAACTTCCGGCTGCTCCGCAGAACCGAGCTTTCCTTCACGGACAAGGTGACACTGTGCGTCGGCCGCAACAACACGGGAAAGACCTCGCTGGCAAAACTGTTCGAATTCTTCGTGGCGAGGAAGAAGGCCGGGCTGCGCATCGAGGACTTCTCCGCCGACTGCTATGAGGAGTTCCTCGCCGCCCATCGCCTCTTCGCCTCGGGTGAGGCGGAGCAGGCGCGCGACACGATTCCGGCAGTCACCCTCACCCTCCACATCGCCTACGACAAGGACTGCGGCCAGTACGGACCCCTGGCCCCCTTCGTGGTGGACCTTGACCCCGACTGCTCCGAGGTGGTGATCAGGTTCGCCTTCGCGTTGGGGGACGGTGCCCTGACGGAGTTCTTCGGCGGCGTGCCGGTGGGACCGGATGCCACGGCCACGCTTGAGCAGCTGGGCAGGGGTATCCCGAAGCACTTCGAGATGTCGGTGATGGCGGTCGACCCGACCGATGAGGCGAACGTCCGACCGGTCGACCTCGCGGACGTGCGCACCCTGGTGAGGGTGGACTTCGTCGAGGCGCAGCGAGGGCTGGACGACGAGAGCGACGGGCATGCCGCACCAATCGGAGCGGTCTTCGAGCAACTGCTGACCGCGGCGGAGAAGAGTCAGAACGCGACGTGGCTGGAGGAGCTCGCCGCGAACATCGACAGGACACTCGTGGACACCTCCGGCAGTCTCGACAGCAGCCTCCAAGAGGTCCGCGAACGGGTGGCGCCGACGTTGAAGGCATTCGGCTATCCGGGTCTGGCCAACCAGGAGTTCGTCACGGCCGCCCGGCTGGACTCCAAGAGGCTGCTCAGGAACTTCGCGCGCATTCACTATCCGGGAGTGGCCGGTGTGCGGTTCCCGGAGTCGTACAACGGCCTCGGTACGCGGAACTTGGTGATGATTCTGCTCAGGCTCTTCACCTGCTACCGCGACCACATGGCGACCTCTCCGGAGTCGGGGATCCATCTCGTCTTCCTGGAGGAACCGGAGGCCCATCTGCATCCGCAGATGCAGGAAGCGTTCATCCAGCGACTCACGTACTCCGTCAATCTGTTCCCTCGGATCGACGCGGAGATGAGAGCGACGATGCCCGGGCAAGAGGGAGCGGTCGAGGAGAGCGGCACCGCAATCGACAGCAGCCCCCGGTGGAACGCTCAGTTCGTGGTGACCACCCACTCGGCACACGTGGCCAACCGGGGACACTTCTCCGACATCCGGTACTTCCGGAAGGAGGAGGACACCGTGGAGAGCGGAAGCGAGCCGGGGGCGGCCCGCACCGTCATCAAGGACCTGTCCCAGGTGACCGGCGACAACAGGTTTCTCCGCAAATACCTGACCCTCACCCGGGCCGACCTCTACTTCGCGGACAAGGTTATCCTCGTCGAGGGCGCCAGCGAGCGTATCTTCGTCCCGGCTGCGGAGGAGAAGCTGGCGGCGAGGAGGTCCGGAGAGACGCCCCAGCACCAGTACGTGACCTTGATGGAGGTCGGAGGGGCGCATGCCCACAGGTTCTATCCGCTGCTGAAGGTCCTCGGGATTCCAGCCCTGATCATCACGGATCTTGATTCCGTCGACGACAGGGAGCCCAAGAGCCGCAAATGTCTGGTGTCCGAATCCGGACGCACGTCCAACCAGTCCATCAGGGCGTGGTCCCCCGAGATGGCCGACATCACGGTGGCCGAGCTGCTGCAGCTGGCCGATACGGACCCACCGATCTCCGGCGGCAGCATGTGCCTCGCCTACCAGGTGCCGGAGAAGCCCGGCGGTCCGTGCGGCCGCACCTTCGAGGACGCCTTCGCACTGGCCAACCGGTCCCTGTTCGGCATCTCCGCAGGTGACGCTCCCGCCGGGGAACTGGAGAAACAGGCCCGTAGCAGCGTGGAGAGCAGGCGCAGCAAGGTCGACTTCGCCCTCGACTACGTCCTCGGAGAGCGCGACTGGGAGGTCCCGAAGTACATCAGGCGCGGCCTCGAGTGGCTCATGGCACAGGACGGGACGGCGACGAAGGCGGACGACGAGTGA
- a CDS encoding UvrD-helicase domain-containing protein: MTTEAEDVTRTILTALREGRHFKVEAGAGAGKTSSLIEALRSILADRARYLPRPHQRVACVTYTNVARDEIISRTDRSPYVFAETIHGFLWQLLSPFRKHLLRHIVELDLMPSKMEGRTSLDGYTVEYSTGFQKVDHDTRQVRLGHNDLPVLARAFFALPKFRALAADRFPIVFVDEYQDTPDGLAEAMLGAPDDEATSRGPLCGFFGDHWQQIYENACGALEDTRPVQVFRRRNRRSQRAVVNFLNTMRPELTQTTAPEAGEGTVAIYHTNEWAGTRLTHHRKGQIGWNAAHAARRWVLDDVRDRFWSTGASGPDEQGGAEEPSTKILMLTHETIAGELGYQKLHGAFRRNDSYVKKEDHAMAFFMDTLEPALLHHRNKRYGAMFDALDPRGRPPINSSADKQEWMVFLTKLGEARKTGTVGDVLDLCLEQQLFDGLGKVRERHRKAVSPSGTDPQAMSDDKAEARAAARTKEYQQLRKVPYAELLALNEHLGGGTPFATQHGVKGLEFNRVLAVVSKGHSRFQIPEMLANFSRRDELVDKELEAFIRARNLFYVACSRAREHLAILFTTKLQPASLDTLREWVGESRITSLRFDGDTVVGGE, encoded by the coding sequence GTGACGACCGAGGCGGAAGACGTCACGCGCACGATCCTGACGGCCCTCCGGGAGGGCCGTCACTTCAAGGTGGAGGCCGGCGCCGGAGCGGGCAAGACCAGCTCACTGATCGAGGCGCTCCGGAGCATCCTGGCCGACCGCGCCCGCTACCTCCCGCGGCCCCACCAGCGCGTCGCGTGCGTCACCTACACCAATGTGGCCCGCGACGAAATCATCAGCCGTACCGACCGCAGTCCTTACGTGTTCGCCGAGACCATCCACGGCTTCCTGTGGCAGTTGCTCTCCCCTTTCCGTAAGCACCTGCTACGCCACATCGTCGAGCTGGACCTCATGCCGTCGAAGATGGAGGGCCGTACCTCGCTGGACGGCTACACCGTCGAGTACAGCACCGGCTTCCAGAAAGTGGACCACGACACCCGTCAGGTGCGGCTGGGGCACAACGACCTGCCTGTCCTCGCGAGGGCGTTCTTCGCTCTTCCCAAATTCCGGGCCCTGGCCGCCGACCGGTTCCCGATCGTCTTCGTGGACGAGTACCAGGACACCCCCGACGGCCTGGCGGAGGCCATGCTGGGAGCTCCGGACGATGAGGCCACCTCGCGCGGCCCCCTGTGCGGCTTCTTCGGGGACCACTGGCAGCAGATCTACGAGAACGCGTGCGGGGCACTCGAGGACACACGCCCGGTACAGGTCTTCAGACGGCGCAACCGCCGTTCGCAGCGCGCCGTCGTGAATTTCCTGAACACGATGCGTCCCGAACTGACACAGACCACGGCGCCAGAAGCGGGCGAGGGCACCGTCGCCATCTATCACACCAACGAGTGGGCCGGGACGAGGCTCACCCACCACCGGAAGGGCCAAATCGGCTGGAACGCGGCCCACGCAGCCCGGAGGTGGGTACTTGACGACGTCCGCGACCGGTTCTGGAGCACCGGGGCATCCGGGCCCGATGAGCAGGGGGGAGCGGAAGAGCCCAGCACGAAGATCCTCATGCTCACGCACGAGACGATCGCCGGCGAGCTGGGCTATCAGAAGCTTCACGGGGCATTTCGACGCAACGATTCCTACGTGAAGAAGGAGGACCACGCCATGGCCTTCTTCATGGATACGCTGGAACCGGCACTGCTCCACCACCGGAACAAGCGCTACGGCGCGATGTTCGACGCACTCGACCCACGTGGTCGTCCACCCATCAACTCGTCGGCTGACAAGCAGGAATGGATGGTGTTCCTGACGAAACTGGGGGAGGCCCGTAAGACGGGCACGGTCGGCGACGTCCTCGACCTCTGTCTTGAGCAGCAGCTCTTCGACGGCCTGGGGAAGGTACGCGAGCGTCACCGTAAGGCCGTGTCACCATCCGGCACCGACCCGCAGGCTATGAGTGACGACAAGGCCGAAGCCCGGGCCGCGGCCCGGACGAAGGAGTACCAACAACTGCGCAAGGTGCCGTACGCGGAGTTGCTGGCGTTGAACGAACACCTCGGCGGCGGCACGCCCTTCGCCACACAACACGGAGTCAAGGGACTGGAGTTCAACCGGGTCCTCGCCGTGGTCAGCAAGGGACACTCCCGCTTCCAGATCCCCGAGATGCTGGCCAACTTCTCCCGGCGCGACGAACTGGTGGACAAGGAACTGGAGGCGTTCATCAGGGCACGCAACCTCTTCTACGTGGCATGCTCACGAGCCAGAGAGCACCTGGCCATCCTCTTCACCACGAAACTCCAGCCCGCCTCACTGGACACCCTCCGGGAGTGGGTCGGCGAGTCGCGGATCACGTCGCTGCGGTTCGACGGGGACACGGTGGTGGGTGGCGAGTGA
- a CDS encoding DUF262 domain-containing protein yields the protein MTTPDTPQPPKITEEHFLDTGTGVEAETEAEDAPPEIDRPWNPEQIRVNTKQFSLRNALDMIEDGSLELAPDFQRGRVWKPRQKSRLIESVLLQIPLPAFYFAEDTDGLMRVVDGLQRLSTIHDFVRGGEERGFPLKGLEYLQGTVEGKRFEDLPAPWKRRIYNTQIVTNVIDPTTPPDVMYDIFKRINTGGTPLNAQEIRHCMSKGRSRTVLREMTSTAEFNAATDNMGGHIRMNDREMALRFAAFWLMGTKGYAKYAAMDPFLQHTTTVLDRTEEGDATVDALMADFRKAMVNARLVFGDQAFRKWPLELSGRNPINRALFEAWSIALARYEATDLEQRREAIVEAARFLMTNDYPYLEAITSSTGDVRRVMLRFDVTAQVTEAGG from the coding sequence ATGACGACCCCGGACACCCCCCAGCCGCCGAAGATCACGGAGGAGCACTTCCTCGACACGGGCACCGGGGTCGAGGCGGAGACCGAGGCCGAGGACGCGCCCCCGGAGATCGACAGGCCGTGGAACCCGGAGCAGATCCGGGTCAACACCAAGCAGTTCTCGCTGCGCAACGCCCTGGACATGATCGAGGACGGATCGCTGGAGCTGGCCCCGGACTTCCAGCGCGGCCGGGTGTGGAAACCCAGGCAGAAGTCGCGGCTCATCGAATCCGTGCTCCTGCAGATCCCGCTCCCCGCCTTCTACTTCGCCGAGGACACCGACGGGCTCATGCGCGTGGTCGACGGCCTCCAGCGCCTGTCGACCATCCACGACTTCGTACGCGGGGGAGAGGAACGAGGGTTCCCGCTCAAGGGACTCGAGTACCTGCAGGGCACGGTGGAGGGAAAGCGTTTCGAGGACCTCCCCGCTCCGTGGAAGCGGCGCATCTACAACACCCAGATCGTCACCAACGTCATCGACCCGACGACTCCGCCGGACGTCATGTACGACATCTTCAAGCGCATCAACACGGGCGGCACGCCCCTGAACGCGCAGGAGATCCGGCACTGCATGAGCAAAGGCCGCAGTCGGACCGTCCTGCGGGAGATGACCTCCACGGCGGAGTTCAACGCGGCGACCGACAACATGGGCGGCCACATCCGGATGAACGACCGGGAGATGGCCCTGCGTTTCGCCGCTTTCTGGTTGATGGGTACGAAGGGTTACGCGAAGTACGCCGCGATGGACCCCTTCCTCCAGCACACCACCACGGTGCTGGACCGTACGGAGGAGGGGGACGCCACGGTCGACGCGCTCATGGCCGATTTCCGCAAGGCCATGGTGAACGCCCGCTTGGTCTTCGGCGATCAGGCGTTCCGCAAGTGGCCGCTCGAGTTGTCCGGCCGGAACCCGATCAACCGGGCGCTCTTCGAGGCATGGTCGATCGCCCTCGCCCGGTACGAGGCCACGGACCTCGAACAGCGCCGCGAAGCGATCGTTGAGGCCGCACGCTTCCTGATGACGAACGACTACCCGTACCTGGAGGCCATCACCTCCTCCACGGGCGACGTCCGCCGGGTGATGCTCCGTTTCGATGTCACCGCCCAGGTCACGGAGGCCGGTGGGTGA